The following nucleotide sequence is from Peribacillus sp. ACCC06369.
TTCGTCCATACTTGGCTCATTAAGTCCTGGTCTGCAACTATTGGAACCTTTTCTAAGGATATATCCAATTCGAGTTCTTTTTCCAACCAAGCGGGTTCACATGCCAAAATAATGGTTCGTATTTGCTGATCGAGCCGGAAATCGGTCCTTTCAAAAGGATGATGGTCGGATTCAAGGGATGTAAGCTTTAGAAGGTTATCACTTAATTTAGATAATCTCCGGCTTTCTGTCTCAATTATATTAAGATAATGATTTCGTTCTTCGGTTGTCAGCTTATTAAATTGAAGAGCCTGGGCAAATCCTACAATGGAGGTAAGGGGCGACTGTATTTCGTGTGAGACGTTAGAGATGAATTCTTGCCGCATTTCTTCCATTTGCTTCAATTGCTTGGCCATGTGATTGAAGTGGTTAATGATATCCGTCATTTCGTTTTTCTTGCCCGTTTTAAAATCCAATTGTACATTATAATCGCCATTTGCTATTTTCCTTAAGGCATCTATGATCTCGAGGTAAATATTAACCCGTTTATTGTGATGGATAGCGCGGATAAGATAACCGATGGATATCATGATTGCGATGCTTGTCATGATAGTGGCCAGAAACCGAACATAATCGGTTAATCTTAAGGGCAATAGTTCAATGATATAATAACCGGCGGAAAAACATATGGAAATATATGCAATAAAAAACAGTGTGCCAAGCATTTGTTTGAAAAATCGATTGCTTCTCATCTCGTTATCTCCAAACGGTAGCCCAATCCCCAGATCGTTTTAATCCGGAAAGGGAAATCCGATTCAGGAAACCGTTCTCGCACTCTTTTAATATGAACATCGACAGTTCGTTCATCACCTTCATAATCATAGCCCCAAATGTCTTCGATAAGATTTTCCCTGGAAAAAGTTTTTCCAGGATAGCTTGCTAATTTAAACAACAATTCAAATTCTTTTAAGGGAA
It contains:
- a CDS encoding HAMP domain-containing sensor histidine kinase, whose translation is MRSNRFFKQMLGTLFFIAYISICFSAGYYIIELLPLRLTDYVRFLATIMTSIAIMISIGYLIRAIHHNKRVNIYLEIIDALRKIANGDYNVQLDFKTGKKNEMTDIINHFNHMAKQLKQMEEMRQEFISNVSHEIQSPLTSIVGFAQALQFNKLTTEERNHYLNIIETESRRLSKLSDNLLKLTSLESDHHPFERTDFRLDQQIRTIILACEPAWLEKELELDISLEKVPIVADQDLMSQVWTNLIHNSIKFTRHRGKITIRLQQIDDRASITISDNGIGISENDQFHIFERFYKADLARERSKSGSGLGLSIVKRIIEMHEGTISVESELEKGTTFTILLPIS